In Ochotona princeps isolate mOchPri1 chromosome 22, mOchPri1.hap1, whole genome shotgun sequence, the following are encoded in one genomic region:
- the CST11 gene encoding cystatin-11, whose translation MMARPWQVPQLLLAILVALLAVTQQSRRRSFVTVYEVSAVEEPVLGCLRFVTNEYNKQSDDKYNFRIIRILRILKQVTDHLEYHMNVEMWRTTCLKLDPKPCDFQQGELYKHIQCFFAVFADPWIEKFKILKQNCSSI comes from the exons ATGATGGCCAGACCCTGGCAGGttccccagctcctgctggccATCTTGGTGGCCCTTTTGGCTGTCACTCAACAGTCACGGAGGAGAAGCTTTGTGACTGTCTATGAGGTTTCCGCGGTGGAGGAGCCCGTGTTGGGGTGCTTGCGGTTTGTTACCAATGAGTACAACAAGCAGAGTGACGACAAGTACAACTTCAGGATCATTCGGATCCTAAGGATCCTCAAACAG GTGACAGATCACTTGGAATATCACATGAACGTGGAAATGTGGAGGACCACCTGCCTAAAGCTGGACCCCAAGCCCTGTGACTTCCAACAAGGCGAGCTCTACAAG cacATTCAGTGCTTCTTCGCTGTATTTGCTGACCCTTGGATTGAGAAGTTCAAAATCCTGAAGCAAAACTGCAGCAGCATATGA
- the LOC131483033 gene encoding cystatin-14-like, translating into MLHKTAPCVGLMVLGTYMWPIWEFVDVNKDLECVVMSMEFTVPQFNDASTEEQRYGLLEGGQVQEKMWIAIFLMELGLCLMIDRKCDEDMDSYLLPRGATGSHDHSPCRCPARPSLFSKEGQSSSLEWPELCQQQDLGFRA; encoded by the exons ATGCTGCACAAGACGGCCCCGTGTGTGGGGCTCATGGTGCTGGGCACCTACATGTGGCCCATTTGGGAGTTTGTGGATGTCAACAAGGACCTGGAGTGCGTTGTGATGTCGATGGAGTTCACTGTGCCTCAGTTCAATGATGCCAGCACAGAGGAGCAGCGATATGGTTTGCTGGAAGGCGGCCAAGTCCAAGAGAAG ATGTGGATAGCCATCTTTCTgatggagctggggctgtgcctcATGATTGACAGGAAGTGTGATGAAGACATGGACAGCTATCTGCTGCCAA GAGGCGCCACAGGCTCCCACGACCACAGCCCCTGCCGGTGCCCAGCACGACCCAGCCTCTTCAGCAAGGAAGGGCAGTCTTCATCCCtggaatggccagagttgtgccagcaACAAGATCTTGGCTTCCGGGCTTGA
- the ADAM33 gene encoding disintegrin and metalloproteinase domain-containing protein 33 isoform X1 encodes MDMGSQIAWGSRPSPPLLLLLLLLLPKPGPGTWVPRGGDPGEPATPRWVLDGRPGPVVTQELAPAAGLLTLEADGQELLIELHRNRRLLAPGYMETHYSPDGQLVVQAHSHTDHCHYHGQVRGFPDSWVALSTCSGLSGLIVLSCNTTYYLRPKAPGDPKEASTHTIFRIQQLLTWKGACGHRDPREKAGMTSHPTVSQNRDRRGVGRSTKYLELYLVADHTLFLIRHRNVNRTKERLLEVASYVDQILRTLDIRVVLSGLEVWNEQDQSQVTPDANATLWAFLRWRRGLWARRPHDSAQLLTGRPFRGATVGLAPIEGMCGAESSGGVSTDHSELPLGAAATMAHEIGHSLGLSHDPDGCCEEAAREPGGCVMAAATGHPFPRVFSACSRRQLRAFFRKGGGACLADIPDPELLVRPARCGNGFVEAGEECDCGSGQECPELCCFAHNCSLHAGAQCAQGACCARCLLRPAGTPCRTAVGDCDLPEFCTGSSPHCPPDVYLLDGSPCAGGHGYCRDGACPTLEQQCQQLWGPGSRAAPEACFQVVNSAGDAHGNCDQDAEAGVVPQAKRDAWCGRLQCQGGDPGRLPPHTVPVDSTVHLEGGEVACRGLFPPPDAQPQLLDLGLVEAGTQCGPGMVCQDRSCQNVSFPELQRCAAACHHRGVCNSNGNCHCSPGWAPPFCDKPGLGGSVDSGPAQADNRGDAFLVGTILSFLLPLLPGAGLAWCRYRLLASRHQRCPWGCCRKDPSHSGPKDSPGQEYPLGSIHPTELDPTASAEPRPPEPENPAKAQQPP; translated from the exons ATGGACATGGGCTCCCAGATAGCCTGGGGGTCGCGgccgtcgccgccgctgctgctgctgctgctgctgctgctcccgaAGCCAGGGCCCGGCACCTGGGTGCCCCGAG GAGGCGACCCTGGAGAGCCAGCCACCCCCCGCTGGGTCCTGGATGGCCGGCCCGGGCCCGTGGTCACCCAGGAACTG GCCCCTGCTGCAGGTCTTCTGACTTTGGAGGCTGACGGCCAGGAGCTCCTGATTGAACTGCACAGGAACCG CAGGCTGCTGGCCCCGGGGTACATGGAGACCCACTACAGCCCAGATGGACAGCTGGTGGTGCAGGCCCACAGCCACACG GATCACTGCCACTACCACGGACAAGTGAGGGGCTTCCCGGACTCCTGGGTGGCCCTCAGCACCTGCTCTGGCCTGAG TGGCCTCATCGTGCTCAGTTGCAACACCACCTATTACCTGCGGCCCAAGGCACCTGGGGACCCCAAGGAGGCTTCAACCCACACAATCTTCAGGATCCAGCAGCTGCTCACCTGGAAAGGGGCCTGCGGTCACAGGGACCCCAGGGAGAAAGCGGGCATGACCAGCCACCCGACTGTGAGCCAGAACAGG GACAGGCGCGGGGTTGGCAGGAGCACCAAGTACCTGGAGCTGTACCTAGTGGCTGACCATACCCTG TTCTTGATCCGGCACAGGAATGTGAATCGCACCAAAGAGCGGCTCTTGGAGGTGGCCAGCTACGTGGATCAG ATCCTCAGGACCCTGGACATACGGGTCGTGCTGAGCGGTCTGGAAGTGTGGAACgagcaggaccagagccaggtcaCGCCAGACGCCAATGCCACGCTATGGGCCTTCCTGCGGTGGCGCCGAGGGCTATGGGCACGGCGGCCACACGACTCGGCGCAGCTGCTTAC GGGCCGCCCCTTCCGCGGCGCCACCGTGGGTCTGGCGCCCATCGAGGGCATGTGTGGTGCAGAGAGCTCCGGGGGCGTAAGCACG GACCACTCCGAGCTCCCCCTCGGCGCCGCGGCCACCATGGCGCACGAGATCGGCCACAGCCTTGGCCTCAGTCACGACCCCGACGGCTGCTGCGAGGAGGCCGCGCGCGAGCCGGGCGGCTGCGTCATGGCGGCGGCCACCGG gcATCCATTCCCGCGCGTATTCAGCGCCTGCAGCCGCCGTCAGCTGCGCGCCTTCTTCCGCAAGGGGGGCGGCGCGTGCCTCGCCGACATCCCAGACCCGGAACTCCTAGTGCGGCCGGCGCGCTGCGGCAACGGCTTCGTGGAGGCGGGCGAGGAGTGTGACTGCGGCTCTGGCCAG GAGTGCCCGGAACTCTGCTGCTTCGCCCATAACTGCTCGCTGCATGCCGGGGCCCAGTGCGCCCAAGGGGCCTGCTGCGCGCGCTGCCTG TTGAGGCCGGCGGGCACGCCATGCCGCACGGCTGTGGGCGACTGTGACCTCCCTGAGTTCTGCACGGGCTCCTCCCCGCACTGTCCCCCGGACGTTTACCTCCTGGACGGCTCGCCCTGCGCCGGAGGGCACGGCTACTGCCGCGATGGCGCATGTCCCACGCTGGAGCAGCAGTGTCAGCAACTCTGGGGACCTG GCTCGCGCGCTGCCCCGGAGGCCTGCTTCCAGGTGGTGAACTCGGCGGGGGACGCCCACGGGAACTGCGACCAGGATGCTGAGGCCGGCGTCGTGCCTCAAGCTAAGAG GGATGCTTGGTGCGGGAGGCTGCAGTGCCAAGGCGGGGACCCAGGGCGACTACCACCGCACACGGTGCCCGTGGACTCCACCGTTCATCTAGAGGGCGGCGAGGTGGCTTGCCGGGGACTCTTCCCGCCCCCTGATGCCCAACCGCAGCTGCTGGACTTGGGCCTGGTGGAGGCGGGCACTCAGTGTGGCCCTGGAATG GTGTGCCAGGACAGGAGCTGCCAGAACGTTAGCTTCCCGGAGCTGCAGCGCTGCGCGGCTGCCTGCCACCACCGCGGG GTTTGCAACAGCAACGGGAACTGCCACTGCTCTCCGGGCTGGGCTCCGCCCTTCTGCGACAAGCCAGGCTTGGGTGGCAGCGTGGACAGCGGCCCCGCGCAGGCTGACA ACCGCGGCGATGCCTTCCTAGTGGGCACAATCCTAAGcttcctgcttcctctgctgcccGGGGCCGGCCTGGCCTGGTGCCGCTACCGGCTGCTGGCATCCCGTCACCAGAGATGcccctggggctgctgcaggaagGATCCCTCGCACAGTGG GCCCAAAGACAGTCCAGGCCAGGAGTACCCCCTGGGCAGCATTCATCCCACGGAGTTGGACCCCACAGCCTCGGCAGAGCCCCGGCCCCCTG AGCCTGAAAACCCTGCCAAGGCCCAGCAGCCACCCTGA
- the ADAM33 gene encoding disintegrin and metalloproteinase domain-containing protein 33 isoform X2, producing the protein MDMGSQIAWGSRPSPPLLLLLLLLLPKPGPGTWVPRGGDPGEPATPRWVLDGRPGPVVTQELAPAAGLLTLEADGQELLIELHRNRLLAPGYMETHYSPDGQLVVQAHSHTDHCHYHGQVRGFPDSWVALSTCSGLSGLIVLSCNTTYYLRPKAPGDPKEASTHTIFRIQQLLTWKGACGHRDPREKAGMTSHPTVSQNRDRRGVGRSTKYLELYLVADHTLFLIRHRNVNRTKERLLEVASYVDQILRTLDIRVVLSGLEVWNEQDQSQVTPDANATLWAFLRWRRGLWARRPHDSAQLLTGRPFRGATVGLAPIEGMCGAESSGGVSTDHSELPLGAAATMAHEIGHSLGLSHDPDGCCEEAAREPGGCVMAAATGHPFPRVFSACSRRQLRAFFRKGGGACLADIPDPELLVRPARCGNGFVEAGEECDCGSGQECPELCCFAHNCSLHAGAQCAQGACCARCLLRPAGTPCRTAVGDCDLPEFCTGSSPHCPPDVYLLDGSPCAGGHGYCRDGACPTLEQQCQQLWGPGSRAAPEACFQVVNSAGDAHGNCDQDAEAGVVPQAKRDAWCGRLQCQGGDPGRLPPHTVPVDSTVHLEGGEVACRGLFPPPDAQPQLLDLGLVEAGTQCGPGMVCQDRSCQNVSFPELQRCAAACHHRGVCNSNGNCHCSPGWAPPFCDKPGLGGSVDSGPAQADNRGDAFLVGTILSFLLPLLPGAGLAWCRYRLLASRHQRCPWGCCRKDPSHSGPKDSPGQEYPLGSIHPTELDPTASAEPRPPEPENPAKAQQPP; encoded by the exons ATGGACATGGGCTCCCAGATAGCCTGGGGGTCGCGgccgtcgccgccgctgctgctgctgctgctgctgctgctcccgaAGCCAGGGCCCGGCACCTGGGTGCCCCGAG GAGGCGACCCTGGAGAGCCAGCCACCCCCCGCTGGGTCCTGGATGGCCGGCCCGGGCCCGTGGTCACCCAGGAACTG GCCCCTGCTGCAGGTCTTCTGACTTTGGAGGCTGACGGCCAGGAGCTCCTGATTGAACTGCACAGGAACCG GCTGCTGGCCCCGGGGTACATGGAGACCCACTACAGCCCAGATGGACAGCTGGTGGTGCAGGCCCACAGCCACACG GATCACTGCCACTACCACGGACAAGTGAGGGGCTTCCCGGACTCCTGGGTGGCCCTCAGCACCTGCTCTGGCCTGAG TGGCCTCATCGTGCTCAGTTGCAACACCACCTATTACCTGCGGCCCAAGGCACCTGGGGACCCCAAGGAGGCTTCAACCCACACAATCTTCAGGATCCAGCAGCTGCTCACCTGGAAAGGGGCCTGCGGTCACAGGGACCCCAGGGAGAAAGCGGGCATGACCAGCCACCCGACTGTGAGCCAGAACAGG GACAGGCGCGGGGTTGGCAGGAGCACCAAGTACCTGGAGCTGTACCTAGTGGCTGACCATACCCTG TTCTTGATCCGGCACAGGAATGTGAATCGCACCAAAGAGCGGCTCTTGGAGGTGGCCAGCTACGTGGATCAG ATCCTCAGGACCCTGGACATACGGGTCGTGCTGAGCGGTCTGGAAGTGTGGAACgagcaggaccagagccaggtcaCGCCAGACGCCAATGCCACGCTATGGGCCTTCCTGCGGTGGCGCCGAGGGCTATGGGCACGGCGGCCACACGACTCGGCGCAGCTGCTTAC GGGCCGCCCCTTCCGCGGCGCCACCGTGGGTCTGGCGCCCATCGAGGGCATGTGTGGTGCAGAGAGCTCCGGGGGCGTAAGCACG GACCACTCCGAGCTCCCCCTCGGCGCCGCGGCCACCATGGCGCACGAGATCGGCCACAGCCTTGGCCTCAGTCACGACCCCGACGGCTGCTGCGAGGAGGCCGCGCGCGAGCCGGGCGGCTGCGTCATGGCGGCGGCCACCGG gcATCCATTCCCGCGCGTATTCAGCGCCTGCAGCCGCCGTCAGCTGCGCGCCTTCTTCCGCAAGGGGGGCGGCGCGTGCCTCGCCGACATCCCAGACCCGGAACTCCTAGTGCGGCCGGCGCGCTGCGGCAACGGCTTCGTGGAGGCGGGCGAGGAGTGTGACTGCGGCTCTGGCCAG GAGTGCCCGGAACTCTGCTGCTTCGCCCATAACTGCTCGCTGCATGCCGGGGCCCAGTGCGCCCAAGGGGCCTGCTGCGCGCGCTGCCTG TTGAGGCCGGCGGGCACGCCATGCCGCACGGCTGTGGGCGACTGTGACCTCCCTGAGTTCTGCACGGGCTCCTCCCCGCACTGTCCCCCGGACGTTTACCTCCTGGACGGCTCGCCCTGCGCCGGAGGGCACGGCTACTGCCGCGATGGCGCATGTCCCACGCTGGAGCAGCAGTGTCAGCAACTCTGGGGACCTG GCTCGCGCGCTGCCCCGGAGGCCTGCTTCCAGGTGGTGAACTCGGCGGGGGACGCCCACGGGAACTGCGACCAGGATGCTGAGGCCGGCGTCGTGCCTCAAGCTAAGAG GGATGCTTGGTGCGGGAGGCTGCAGTGCCAAGGCGGGGACCCAGGGCGACTACCACCGCACACGGTGCCCGTGGACTCCACCGTTCATCTAGAGGGCGGCGAGGTGGCTTGCCGGGGACTCTTCCCGCCCCCTGATGCCCAACCGCAGCTGCTGGACTTGGGCCTGGTGGAGGCGGGCACTCAGTGTGGCCCTGGAATG GTGTGCCAGGACAGGAGCTGCCAGAACGTTAGCTTCCCGGAGCTGCAGCGCTGCGCGGCTGCCTGCCACCACCGCGGG GTTTGCAACAGCAACGGGAACTGCCACTGCTCTCCGGGCTGGGCTCCGCCCTTCTGCGACAAGCCAGGCTTGGGTGGCAGCGTGGACAGCGGCCCCGCGCAGGCTGACA ACCGCGGCGATGCCTTCCTAGTGGGCACAATCCTAAGcttcctgcttcctctgctgcccGGGGCCGGCCTGGCCTGGTGCCGCTACCGGCTGCTGGCATCCCGTCACCAGAGATGcccctggggctgctgcaggaagGATCCCTCGCACAGTGG GCCCAAAGACAGTCCAGGCCAGGAGTACCCCCTGGGCAGCATTCATCCCACGGAGTTGGACCCCACAGCCTCGGCAGAGCCCCGGCCCCCTG AGCCTGAAAACCCTGCCAAGGCCCAGCAGCCACCCTGA